The Streptomyces kanamyceticus genome window below encodes:
- a CDS encoding DUF1206 domain-containing protein — protein sequence MRLTGATGSGTVQARRVAKGRTVAAVARAGFVGRGVLYLLVGALALRVAFSDGGDRRQADRGGAVAELADRPFGHALLWLLGAALAGMALWRLSELFFGQAGPDGGTARKRALSGGRAVFYGFVSYSVLAYAAGDKGSGSGSSDRQTQDITAKALDWPGGQWIVSLGGAAVLAAGLWIAGRALLRKFRDRLRLGEMSARVRRGSDVLGVTGGAARGVLFATAGGFAVAAALRHEPGKAKGMDDTLRSFTDTAAGPWLLALIAVGLAAFGLFSWVNARWRRI from the coding sequence ATGCGACTTACCGGTGCGACAGGAAGCGGGACCGTACAGGCGCGGCGGGTGGCCAAGGGCCGCACCGTCGCCGCTGTGGCGCGCGCCGGATTCGTCGGCCGCGGTGTGCTCTACCTCTTGGTCGGCGCGCTGGCGCTGCGGGTCGCCTTCTCCGACGGCGGCGACCGCCGGCAGGCGGACCGCGGAGGCGCGGTGGCGGAACTCGCCGACCGGCCCTTCGGCCACGCCCTGCTCTGGCTGCTCGGCGCCGCCCTCGCGGGCATGGCGCTGTGGCGCCTCTCCGAACTCTTCTTCGGCCAGGCGGGTCCCGACGGCGGCACGGCGCGCAAGCGGGCCCTGTCCGGCGGGCGAGCCGTCTTCTACGGCTTCGTGTCCTACTCCGTCCTGGCCTACGCGGCGGGCGACAAGGGCAGCGGCAGCGGGTCGAGCGACCGGCAGACCCAGGACATCACGGCCAAGGCCCTCGACTGGCCCGGCGGGCAGTGGATCGTCTCCCTCGGGGGCGCCGCGGTCCTTGCCGCGGGCCTGTGGATCGCCGGACGCGCCCTGCTGCGCAAGTTCCGCGACCGGCTGCGCCTGGGCGAGATGTCGGCGCGCGTCCGCCGCGGCAGCGACGTCCTCGGCGTGACCGGTGGTGCGGCGCGCGGCGTGCTCTTCGCCACGGCGGGCGGCTTCGCCGTCGCCGCGGCGCTGCGGCACGAGCCGGGCAAGGCCAAGGGCATGGACGACACGCTGCGGTCCTTCACCGACACGGCCGCCGGGCCCTGGCTGCTCGCCCTGATCGCCGTCGGCCTCGCCGCGTTCGGCCTCTTCTCGTGGGTCAACGCGCGCTGGCGCAGGATCTGA
- a CDS encoding GlxA family transcriptional regulator: MHRVVALVHEPQSTFELACAAEVFGIERRGLATRYTFGVCTERPGPVATRAGYDMVVREGLDALERADTVVVPGWLPPQEPPSDEVVDALRRAHRQGARVLSICSGAFALAHAGLLDGRRATTHWALAEELAALFPAVRVDPDVLYVDHGDVATSAGSGAGVDLCLHLVRADQGAGYAAHVARNMVMPPHREGGQLQYAAPAHPVQFDGSLAPLLAWAGERLAEPIGIEDLAARAGVSARTLARRFADQLGVSPGQWLLAQRIGAARELLESTDLPLEAVARRSGLSSATNLRRRFLRAIGTTPGGYRRAFRATPR, encoded by the coding sequence ATGCATCGTGTCGTCGCCCTGGTCCACGAACCCCAGTCGACCTTCGAACTCGCCTGCGCGGCGGAGGTGTTCGGGATCGAACGGCGCGGCCTCGCGACGCGGTACACCTTCGGCGTGTGCACCGAACGCCCCGGCCCGGTGGCGACGCGCGCCGGGTACGACATGGTCGTGCGCGAAGGTCTTGACGCCCTGGAGCGGGCGGACACCGTCGTCGTCCCCGGCTGGCTGCCCCCTCAGGAGCCGCCGTCCGACGAGGTCGTGGACGCGCTGCGCCGGGCCCACCGCCAGGGCGCGCGGGTGCTCAGCATCTGTTCCGGCGCGTTCGCCCTCGCGCACGCGGGCCTGCTCGACGGGCGGCGGGCGACCACGCACTGGGCGCTCGCGGAGGAACTGGCCGCGCTCTTCCCGGCCGTTCGTGTCGATCCGGACGTGTTGTACGTGGATCACGGTGACGTGGCGACCAGCGCGGGATCGGGCGCGGGCGTCGACCTCTGTCTGCATCTGGTCCGCGCGGACCAGGGCGCCGGGTACGCCGCGCACGTCGCGCGGAACATGGTCATGCCGCCGCACCGCGAAGGCGGGCAGCTGCAGTACGCGGCGCCCGCCCACCCCGTCCAGTTCGACGGCTCGCTCGCGCCGCTGCTCGCCTGGGCGGGGGAACGGCTCGCCGAGCCGATCGGCATCGAGGACCTGGCCGCCCGGGCGGGCGTCTCCGCGCGCACGCTGGCCAGGCGCTTCGCCGACCAGCTCGGCGTCAGCCCCGGCCAGTGGCTGCTCGCCCAACGGATCGGCGCGGCCAGGGAGTTGCTGGAGTCCACGGACCTGCCGCTGGAGGCCGTCGCCCGGCGCTCCGGGCTCTCCTCCGCCACCAATCTGCGCCGCCGCTTCCTGCGCGCCATCGGCACGACACCGGGCGGCTACCGCAGGGCGTTTCGCGCGACACCGCGCTGA
- a CDS encoding STAS domain-containing protein, whose product MNGTDVLAFRGELDAWADQELAPRVTALLDHAGHQVVADLRRVTFLDAGGLRLLVRIRRQVADNEGMLWLVPGSPRNWRVLRITRLDQAFVVPSCDPVAGARPWARSGFR is encoded by the coding sequence GTGAACGGCACTGATGTCCTTGCGTTTAGGGGCGAACTGGATGCCTGGGCCGACCAGGAACTCGCTCCACGTGTGACGGCACTCCTCGACCACGCCGGCCACCAGGTCGTCGCGGACCTTCGGCGGGTGACCTTCCTGGACGCCGGCGGCCTGCGCCTTCTCGTGCGGATCCGGCGTCAAGTGGCGGACAACGAGGGCATGTTGTGGCTCGTGCCCGGCAGCCCCCGCAACTGGCGGGTGCTGCGCATCACCCGCCTCGACCAGGCCTTCGTGGTCCCCTCCTGCGACCCGGTCGCGGGCGCGCGACCGTGGGCGAGAAGCGGATTCCGCTGA
- a CDS encoding cupin domain-containing protein: MAGYVWSAVDDAPVRELFPGIRLRPLWRGADGASAQVLEMDPHTCWEGIDVHEPGPEEVFVVSGVFNDGERDYPAGSFIHAPAGSWHIPQTTTGCTLFVFYPEG; this comes from the coding sequence ATGGCCGGCTATGTGTGGTCGGCCGTGGACGACGCCCCGGTCCGTGAACTCTTCCCCGGCATTCGCCTGCGCCCGCTGTGGCGCGGCGCCGACGGCGCGAGCGCCCAGGTGCTCGAAATGGATCCGCACACCTGCTGGGAGGGGATCGACGTGCACGAACCGGGCCCCGAAGAGGTCTTCGTGGTCTCCGGAGTCTTCAACGACGGCGAACGCGACTACCCGGCGGGCTCGTTCATCCACGCCCCCGCGGGCTCCTGGCACATCCCGCAGACCACCACCGGCTGCACCTTGTTCGTCTTCTACCCGGAGGGCTGA
- a CDS encoding aminotransferase-like domain-containing protein, producing the protein MAKIATARLSRLLTGWASEGAGPLPRRLADALRELAERADVPAGSTLPSQRELALVLGVSRSTVTAAFSILEEAGWLESRRGSGSRLRGSGSLEQGAGEGRLASFDARTGTVDLSSGALDGLGTVGDVVGALTADDLAPLLGADGYLPYGLPELREGIAAYYRAAGVPTAPEQILVTSGSQQAVWLVAQALVDPGDTVVVENPTYRGALEALRSRGARLVPVGGDRPGADRDGADPGALGRFGATVRPRLVYLQPTVHNPTGRSLDGAALRAWAAALAEREVFTVEDTSCAELALDGDGPPVPLAARLPEASTIVVGTLSKLFWGGLRVGWVRSSPQLVTRLAKIKTSVDLSCPVVEQLVAVRLLGRLPQARTTRRTVLREQRAGAEKLLRARAPHWEWDRPAGGAALWVRVPGTDTEAMAQWARRRGVSVVPGSAFSAVDGFRDRLRLPYAHGVDALERALPTLLESAERSRSEKG; encoded by the coding sequence ATGGCGAAGATTGCGACGGCCAGGTTGTCCAGGCTGCTCACCGGCTGGGCCTCGGAGGGGGCGGGGCCGCTGCCCAGGCGGCTCGCGGACGCCCTGCGGGAGCTCGCCGAGCGCGCCGACGTACCGGCGGGTTCGACGCTGCCCTCGCAGCGTGAGCTGGCCCTGGTGCTCGGCGTGAGCCGCTCCACGGTGACCGCCGCGTTCAGCATCCTGGAGGAGGCGGGCTGGCTGGAGAGCCGACGCGGCAGCGGATCGCGGCTGCGCGGTTCGGGGTCCCTGGAACAGGGTGCGGGCGAGGGCAGGCTCGCCAGTTTCGACGCGCGGACGGGCACGGTGGACCTGTCCAGCGGCGCCCTGGACGGGCTCGGCACGGTGGGCGACGTGGTGGGCGCCCTGACGGCGGACGATCTCGCGCCGCTGCTCGGCGCCGACGGCTATCTGCCGTACGGGCTTCCCGAGCTGCGCGAGGGCATCGCCGCGTACTACCGGGCGGCCGGGGTGCCGACCGCGCCCGAGCAGATCCTGGTCACCTCGGGCTCGCAGCAGGCGGTGTGGCTGGTGGCGCAGGCGCTGGTCGACCCGGGCGACACCGTGGTGGTCGAGAACCCCACCTACCGGGGCGCCCTGGAGGCGCTGCGCTCGCGCGGCGCGCGCCTGGTGCCGGTCGGCGGCGACCGGCCCGGCGCGGACCGGGACGGCGCCGATCCCGGCGCCCTCGGGCGGTTCGGCGCGACGGTGCGGCCGCGGCTCGTCTACCTCCAGCCGACCGTGCACAATCCGACGGGCCGCAGCCTGGACGGGGCGGCGCTGCGGGCGTGGGCCGCCGCGCTGGCCGAGCGGGAGGTGTTCACGGTCGAGGACACCTCGTGCGCGGAGCTCGCGCTGGACGGCGACGGGCCCCCTGTGCCCCTTGCCGCCCGGCTCCCCGAGGCCTCCACGATCGTCGTGGGGACGCTGTCGAAGCTGTTCTGGGGCGGGCTGCGGGTCGGCTGGGTGCGCTCTTCGCCGCAGCTCGTGACCCGTCTCGCGAAGATCAAGACGTCGGTGGACCTGTCCTGTCCCGTGGTGGAGCAGCTGGTGGCGGTGCGGCTGCTCGGCCGTCTTCCGCAGGCGCGTACGACGCGGCGTACGGTGCTGCGCGAGCAACGGGCGGGCGCGGAGAAGCTGTTGCGCGCCCGGGCCCCGCACTGGGAGTGGGACCGCCCCGCCGGGGGCGCCGCGCTGTGGGTGCGCGTGCCCGGCACCGACACGGAGGCGATGGCGCAGTGGGCGCGGCGCCGGGGCGTGTCCGTGGTGCCGGGGTCCGCGTTCTCGGCGGTGGACGGCTTCAGGGACCGGCTGCGACTGCCGTACGCGCATGGAGTGGACGCGCTGGAACGGGCGCTGCCGACGCTCCTGGAGTCCGCGGAGCGCAGCCGGTCGGAGAAGGGGTAG